From Candidatus Xianfuyuplasma coldseepsis:
TTTTCATTAGCTCAATCGGAGCCATGATTACCGCAGGTATCGCAGGATTACTCGTGGGGACTCCTGCACTACGATTACGTGGGGATTATTTAGGAATCATGACCTTAGGGTTCGGTGAAATCGTTCGTTTAATTATCCGTAACGTAGAATTCACTGGAGGGACCTTTGGTTTGAAAGGAATTCCTCGATTGATGACATTTCCGATGGCATTGCTCACCACAGTGATTGTGGTAACCATTATCTATATGTTTATTAATTCTCGTCATGGTCGCGCAATCATTTCCATCCGTGAAGATGAAATAGCTAGTGAAAACGTCGGAATTAATATTACCAGGTTCAAATTACTCGGCTTTATTGTTGCATCGATGTTTGCAGGTGTTGGAGGATCGATGTTTGCCTTTAAAGAAGCGATTCTATATCCGCAATCTTTTGACTTTATTCGTTCCGTTGAAATATTTGTTGTTGTAGTTCTCGGTGGAATGGGTAGTTTATCCGGTACAATGATTAGTGCCTTTATCTTAATATTTGTTCCTGAGTTATTACGTGATTTTGATC
This genomic window contains:
- a CDS encoding branched-chain amino acid ABC transporter permease — translated: MNAIKQALLNAFTETKKVVVERWMIFAIVFGFYAVVSILIATGTLNRYYTFLLISVMIMIVLAASLNIATGFLGQLVLGHAGFMAIGAYTAGLIAIQIKDHIGSDYLIFFISSIGAMITAGIAGLLVGTPALRLRGDYLGIMTLGFGEIVRLIIRNVEFTGGTFGLKGIPRLMTFPMALLTTVIVVTIIYMFINSRHGRAIISIREDEIASENVGINITRFKLLGFIVASMFAGVGGSMFAFKEAILYPQSFDFIRSVEIFVVVVLGGMGSLSGTMISAFILIFVPELLRDFDQYRYLTYSSLLIIIMLYRPQGLMGKREIFSFKKRRKLIDSSMNLD